A window of Clostridioides sp. ES-S-0010-02 genomic DNA:
TACAAATAGTGCTAGCAGTTACTTTGAAAGTATAGGATTTTTAGGAATAATTTCAAGCTATGTATTACTTCCACTTTGTATGCTAACGTTGATTTTTGGAATTATACGTTCTTATACTCCAGATACATCTGATAAAAGTATTTTTGATATACCATTTTTTACTTTAAATAAACGATTGATACTTGTTACAGTAGTTTTTGGATTTATTGGTGCTAGATTTTATTTTATAATTCCTGCAATTTTAATGACTTTTAACTTATATAGTAGTATTTTAATCACTAAATTAAAAGATATACTATATAAAAACAAAGAAAATGATACTAATATGAAAGAAAGCGAAGTCTAAATTGCATAATTTTGGTATTTGTCTTAAAAATTCCCGAGGTATTAATTTGTATTTTATTGTATTTTGCAAAATATATTGAATTTTATTCATTTTATACTTATAATTTATATTAATAATGGAAAATTAAAACAAAAGAATTTACTGGTTGTTAATTTAAAATTAAAATATATCTGAATGTGTTGATTCTATAGTCAGCACTTTTTCTTTTATAAATTTGCTTTTTGTGATATAATATTAGCACCAGGTAATAATACAAGGGGGTAACAACATGAACATCAATGAAATTAAGGAATTATTAAAGGTCATAGACTCAACTAACTTAGAATATGTAAAGCTTGAAAGTAGTGATTTTAAATTAGAAGCATCTAAAAAAACTGAAGTTACAAGCTCACCTGTTTTAAGTGTACAACAAGAATCGGTAGTAGATCTTTCTTTAGAAAAGCCATTTGTAAACGAGGAACCTGTAGTATCTAATGAGAATTTATCAATAGTAGTAGCTCCTTTGATGGGGACATTCTATGATTCTCCAAGTCCAGATGCAGAAGGTTTTGTCAAGGTTGGCGATGTAGTTGAAGAAGGTGACACTTTATGTATATTAGAAGCAATGAAGCTAATGAATGAAATAACAAGTGAAATTAAAGGTGAAATAATTGAAGTATTAGTTGATAATGAAGAACTAGTAGAATATAATCAACCTTTATTTAAGATAAAACCATTGTAGTAGGAGGTATTTAAGTTGATAAAAAAAATACTAGTTGCAAATAGAGGTGATATAGCAGTTAGAATCATCAGAACGTGTAAAGAACTAGGTATAAAAACTGTCGCTATCTATTCTGAAATAGATAAAGATTGTTTTCATAGATATATAGCTGATGAATCTATTTGCATAGGGCCAAACAATATAAGCAAGAGTTATAATAACATAGAAAATATTATATACCTTGCTCTTAAATTAAAATGTGATGCTATTCATCCAGGTTTTGGCTTTTTATCAGAAAACCCTGAATTTGCAAAACAATGTGAAGAGAATAATATTATTTTTATAGGTCCAACAAGAGAACAAATGATTTTGATGGGAGATAAATCTAGAGCGAGAGAAACTATGATGGAATTAAATATCCCTGTTGTTCCTGGTTCAGAGTCTGTTTTAAAAACTAAGGAAGAAGCTTTAGAAGTTGCAAGAGAAATTGGCTATCCTGTTATGATAAAAGCCTCAAGTGGAGGCGGTGGAAAAGGTATGAGAATCGTTAGAAAGGAAGAAGAGCTTTTTTCAAATTTTGATATGGCAAGTTCAGAAGCTTTAGCAGCATTTTCTAATAGCGATTTATATATGGAAAAATTCATAGAAAATCCTAGACATATAGAAGTACAAGTATTTGGTGATAAACATTCAAATGCAATACATTTAGGTGATAGAGATTGTTCTATGCAAAGAAGAAATCAAAAAGTAATAGAAGAGTCTTTAAGTCCATACCTTTCAGATGAAGAAAGAATAAATCTTCATAAAATTGCAGTGGATATAGTAAAAGGTGTAGGTTATATTGGTGCTGGTACTATTGAATTTATAGTTGATAAAGATAAAAACTTTTATTTTATAGAGATGAATACAAGAATACAAGTTGAACATCCAGTCACAGAGATGGTAACAAATCTTGACCTTATAAAACTTCAAATATCTATAGCTAATGGAGAAGAAATACCTTTTAAACAAGAAGATGTTGTTTTTAGAGGTCATGCTATTGAGTGTAGAATAAATGCTGAAGATTCATCAAATAATTTTGCTCCATCACCAGGTAAAATAGAGTCATTAAATTTACCTGGAGGTTTTGGCGTTAGATTTGATACTTTTGTATATACAGGATATACTATACCACCTTTATATGATTCTATGATAGGTAAATTAATATGTTGGGCTGAGACTAGAGAAGAATGTATAAATAGAATTTATAGAGCTCTAGATGAAATTATTGTAGAAGGTATTAATACAAATGTAGAATTCCAAAAGGCACTTGTAACAAGTGAAGAGTTTAGAAAAGATACTCATCATACCAAATTTATAGAAGATGTCTTTATGAAGAAAGAATTTGCTACATTATAAGGAGTAAATAGATTATGATAAAAAAATTTTTATCATCAAAAGAATCTAAGTATGTTACGATTTCTTTAGATGACAACTTTAAAAAGAATAGTGTAGATGATAAATTTTGGACTTATTGCAAAGGATGTAATAGTCATGTATTTAGAAAAGACATAGAAGAAAATTCATTTGTATGTCCAAAATGCTCAAGACATTATGGTTTAAGAGTTCGAAATAGAATAAATTTATTGATTGATAAAGGGACTTTTATGGAATTTAATTCTGATATAGAATTTCAAAATCCATTAAACTTTCCTAAATATAAAGAAAAAGTAGACTCTTATAAGGAAAAAACGAATGAGTCAGAAGCTGTTGTCACAGGTTATGGAAGATTAAATGGAATTAAAACAGTTATTTGTGTAATGAATCCTGATTTTATGATGGGAAGCATGGGTTCTATTGTTGGAGAAAAAATAACTTACTCAATAGAATATGCTGCCAAAAACAATTTACCTATAATTATTTGTTCTGCTTCAGGAGGAGCTAGAATGCAAGAAGGTATGGTATCTCTTATGCAAATGGCAAAGACTTCTCAGGCACTTGCTAAGCTTGAAGAAAAGTCATTACCATATATATCAGTTTTAACTGACCCTACTACTGGAGGCGTAACTGCTAGTTTTGCTATGCTTGGAGATATTATAATTTCTGAACCAAATACATTAATCGGTTTTGCAGGACCAAGAGTAATAGAACAAACAATAAATCAAAAACTTCCTGAAGGATTTCAAACTTCTGAGTTTTTACTTGAAAAAGGTTTTATTGACATGATAGTAGATAGAAGAAAAATGAAGGAAGTATTGTATCAAATTCTTGCTATGCACAAGAAATAGGGCATAAAGGAGGAACTGTTTTGATTGAAAATAATAATGATAAAATAAAAGTCTTGGAAAATGATATCAAACAATTAATAGCTATTTCTGAGGCAAATAACATAGATTTAAGTGATAAAATAAATTCCCTTAATGAAAAATTAGCAAAGCTTAGAGAAGATGCCTTTTCACATCTATCACCATATGAAAAGGTAGTGTTAAGTAGAGATATAAAAAGACCTACAACTTTGGAATACATAGAACATATTTGTTCTAATTTTTTAGAGCTTCATGGAGATAGGCTTTATAAAGATGACCCTTCTATAGTTGGAGGAATAGGGCAAATAGGAAAATTCAATGTTACTATAGTTGGTCACCAAAAGGGAAGAGATACTAAAGAAAATATAAAAAGAAACTTTGGTATGCCTCATCCAGAAGGATATAGAAAAGCGTTAAGACTTATGAAGCAAGCTGAAAAATTTGACAGACCGATAGTGACATTTATTGATACATCAGGAGCATTTTGTGGTCTAGAGGCAGAAGAAAGAGGACAAGGAGAAGCTATTGCAAGAAACTTACTTGAAATGAGTAAACTTTCTGTTCCAGTAATTACCTTTGTAATTGGTGAAGGTGGTAGTGGAGGAGCTTTAGGAATTGGAGTAGGCAATGATGTGTGTATGTTAGAACACTCAGTTTATTCTGTAATTTCACCTGAAGGTCTTTCGAGTATCTTATTTAAAGATTCATCTAAAGCAAAGGAAGCTTGTGATGTTATGAAACTTACAAGTAATGATTTATATGATTTAAAAATAATAGATAAGATTATAAAAGAACCTCTTGGTGGTGCACAAAAAGATGTAGAAGCTGTTTCAAAGGAAATGAAGTCTTATATTTTAGAAAGATTAAATCATTATAAAGATATGCCTAAAGAAGAAATAATGTCTCAAAGGTATAATAAATTTAGAAATATTGGAAAATGCTTATAGAATATAAAGAAATTTGTAGATTTTTCATTATAAAATGGTTTTAAAAAATAAAGGTTTTCTTAAATCTATTATAGAAGTATATTTTTATAAAAGTATACTTTAAATGATGATTGTAATTAGTAAATGGCAATTGTGATTTAGTACTTTAGGTAATGGATACTTTAACAAATTAACAAGGAGATGTTGAAATGGAAGTACTAAAAGTTTCATCAAAATCTAATCCTAATTCTGTAGCTGGAGCTTTGGCTGGAGTACTGAGAGAGCGAGGTATTGCAGAAATACAAGCTATAGGAGCTGGAGCTCTAAATCAAGCAATAAAATCAATTGCAATAGCAAGAGGATTTGTTGCACCTAGTGGAATGGACTTAGTGTGTATTCCCGCATTTACTGATATAGAAATCGAAGGTGATAAGAAAACTGCCATCAAACTTATAATTGAACCTAGATAATATATCTTTTTGTTAGAATTTAATCAAGTTTTAAAGGTTGACTATGGAAATGATGTCCTGTAGTGAACCTTTTTTACTTCGATATATTTTATTTTATATAAATTTTAATGTATAATCTTAATTAAACAAATAAGTTTGAAGGAGATGTATATTATGAAATTAAAACTATTTTTAGAAGAGTATGCAGTATGTAGATTAAATAATAACAGTAAAATACCAACATGGATAGATACAGAAAAATTTTACTCTATAACTAAAACTGATGATGAATTGAGCATTGTATGTTCAAATAACAATATTCCTTCTGATATTAAGTCAGAAAAAGAATGGAGAATACTTAAAATCTTAGGCCCTTTAGATTTTTCACTTATAGGAATTTTATCTAAGATAAGTGGGTTATTAGCTGATAATAAAATAAGTATATTTGCAATTTCTACATATGATACAGATTATATTTTAATCAAAGAAAAAGATATAAAAAATGCTTGTAAAATTTTAAACTGTAATGGATATGAGATAGAGTAGTTGAATACTTAAATGCGAGGTCATAGTTTATGATTCATATAGTTGAGATTTTTAAAATAAGTATAATAAATATCTTTTGTTTTATAGGAATATTTATTGTATTTGGATTGATTTTTAGTATTATAGAAAATTTAAATAATAAATATATCTTTTTATCTTTTGGAAAAACTGGTGTCATTGTAACTGGAGCTATAGGAACTTTTGTACATGAATTGAGTCATTTAATAATGTGTTTGATTTTTATGCATAAAATAAATTCAGTAAAATTCTTTAGACCAATTGAAAGTAAAAATGATGGAGTATTAGGATATGTAAATCATAGCTATAAAAAAGATAATATTTATCAGAGTATAGGAAATTTTTTTATAGGAATCGCTCCAATTATAGGTGGAACAATGATAATTATTTTACTTTTTAGAATACTATTACCAGATAGCTATATTAAAATAATACAAAGCATAGATTTAAGGTTATATGTAAGTATGATTAATAACTTTAATATAGCAGGTTTTACACAGATTATTTTAGATGATATTTTTAATTTTGTAAAAATAATATTGTTAACGCCTGATATATATTCATTAAGATATTTTATATTTATGTTTTTAATGTATTCAATTTCCACTCATATGTCACTTAGTAGTGCCGATTTAAAAAGCAGTTTAAAGGGTTTGAGTTTTATAGTTATAATTATATTTGCAATTAGTTTAATCATATACTTATTTGGGCTTAATAGCTTAAATATTTCTAATTTAATAGTGAAGTACAATATATTTATAAGTTTTTTTATGACAATAGGTGTTATTTTTTCAATAGTAACTCTCATAATATCTTATATTTTAAGTTTGGTAAGTCCATTTAAAAATTTTAATTAAGATATTAAATCTTATACTATTTTACTTTCATTGAAAAGATAGTAAAATTCAAAATTGAAAGAGAGTTTAATAAAACATAAAATTTCTCAATATATTTTAGTAAATACTTATTAAGTATATATTGAGAAATTTAAAAAGAGCATTTGAATTCAACTAGTCTTTAAATGTGGATTTAGGGAATAGTTAGTGCAAAAACCAATTAGAGCACTACTAATCTCTTAAAAAATACATTAATTGATTAAATTAAATATTTATGCTAACATAGCTACATTGTTATTAATAAAAATAACTTACAAATATTCATATTTTAATTTTAGGAGGTTTAAATTTGAATAATGATAAGAAAATTATAAAAGTACATAATAAATCTGATAAACCTGATAATATTGTCATCAAAGAAAATGAACTTATAGAAAAATGTCTACTTTTGGAAAATAAACTTCCTGCATTTATGAAAGATTATTTTATATATTTAAAAGGTTCTGTTGCTGTCTCTACACGACTTGCTTATTTAGAAGATATAAAGTTTTTCTGTTTATACATGATTGAGACAAAGGAATTAACAAGTGCAGATTGTATAAAGGACATTACAGAAAGTGATTTTAACATGATAAAATCAAGAGATATAAACTTATTTTTAGGTGATTATTGCAGTAGATATTATAAAAATACAGAGAAAAATACATTGATTTTTGAAAATAACAATAGAGCTCTGGCAAGAAAAAAATCATCCATCTCTACTCTATTTAAATTTTTATATAGAAATTCTCAAATAGATAGTAACATAACTGATGGATTTAATCCAATAAAGCTACCTAAACCACAACCAGATGCTATCAAGCGTCTTGAAATAGATGAAGTTGCAAAAATGTTAGAGTCAGTAGAAACAGGTGAAGGTCTTACTGAAAAAGAAAAAGTTTATTGGAAAAAAACTAGATTACGTGATAAGGCTATATTAGCTCTATTTGTTACATATGGGCTTAGATTAAATGAACTCAGAGAACTTAATATCTCCTCTTTTAATTTTTCAAGAGGTGAATTTAAAATATATAGAAAACGTGGAAAAGAAGTCTTAATGCCTATAAATCATACTTGTGAACATGTAATAAAAGATTATTTACAAAATGAGAGAACAAGAGATGACTTACTAGATGATGAAGTTAAAGATGCATTGTTCTTATCTCTTCAAAATAAGAGGATTACAGCAAAAGCTATAAGAACACTTGTAAAAAAATATACCTCTATTCCATTAGATACAACTAGAGATAATGGATATAGCCCTCATAAATTAAGAGCAACTGCTGCAACTTCTCTGATTCAAACAGGATTTTCTATATATGATGTTCAAAATTTACTCGACCATGATAATGTCACGACTACTCAACTTTATGCCGCACATAAAAAAAATGTAAAACGTGATATAGTTAAGAATTTTGAATGGATTGAAGATGATTAAAAATCAGGAACAAATGTTTGCAGATATAAATGGATTATGTTATAATTAAAAATATAAATGTATGGAAATAAAAACAAAATATGTTTGGAAATGAGTGATGTTATGTATTTAGATCTAACTGAAAAGCAAGTTTTAATACTGGAATTTATAAAATCTCAAATCATATTAAAAGGCTATCCACCTGCTGTAAGAGAAATATGTACTGCTGTAGGGTTACGATCTACTTCAACTGTGCACTCTCATCTAAATAAACTTGAAAAACTGGGATACATAAGAAAAGACCCTACTAAACCAAGAGCTATTGAAGTTTTAGAGCGTAGTAAAGTCAATGATGTTTCTGGAGCTAACCAGGAAATAATAGAACTTCCTTTAGTAGGTCAAATAACAGCTGGAGAACCCATTTTAGCTCAACAAAACATAGAGGAATATATTCCATTCCCTGCCAGTTTAGTAAAGGGCAGTAATAATTTTGTATTAAAAGTAAAAGGCGAAAGTATGATTAATGCAGGAATTTTAGATGAAGATTACGTTGTAGTAGACAAAAAAAATACAGCCTTAAATTCTCAGATAGTGGTTGCACTTATAAATGGTGAATCTGCGACGGTCAAGAGATTCTTTAAAGAAGGAAACTCTATAAGACTTCAACCAGAAAATGATTTTATGGAACCAATTATGCTTAAAGACTCAGAAGTTGAAATTGTAGGTATTGTAACTGGTGTATTTAGAGTTATAAAATAACTATTAAAGAATATCAAAAAAATAAGCTATTTAATAGATAAAATGTATCTTAATTTCTTTATTTTATCTGTTTGGAATAGCTTATTTTTATATGCATTTACTTTTTTATAATATTTAATGCTTTTTATTTATTATTTCTCATACTTTAGCTATTGATATTTTAACTATTGCTTTCCATAACATATATCACATGGGTCATTTTTCTTACTTTCTGCAATTGTACCTGATAATATTTTTTTACTTCTTGAAAGCCCACTACAATTTTTAGTTGAGTGATAACTCTTCCCTTTTGGAGTAAAATACACTGTTTTTGACGAATTTGATACATTTTGTTCCTTATTTAAGGATTCATTTTTGTCTGTATTGTTATTTAAATTTTCGTAGTTTCCATCTTCTCTAACACCATTTTTGTAACTTCCATCTTTACAGCTTGTAAAAACTCCATCACCTGTAGATTCAAATACTATATCTGAACATTCGTCACTTCTATGTACTTTTACACCCATCTTTTTTAATTTGTTCATTGTTTCCTCATGTGGATGACCATATGAATTACCTTTCCCAACTAAAATTACTGCATATTCAGGGCTTACTTTATCTAAAAAAGCCTGAGATGAACTACTACGAGAACCATGATGAGCTACTTTTAAAAGGTCTACTTCTCCAAGTTTTGATAGTATTTCTTTTTCTGTACCTTCCTCAGCATCACCTGTAAATAAGGCTTTATCATTACCATTAGTATATGCAAGTACTAGTGATTGTTCATTAGTAGTATCTCCTCCATTTGTATTTAGAACTTCAAAATAGGAGTCTTCAAGATAAAATTTTTTATTTTCAAGAGGTACACTTGGAGATAAATCCTTATTTGCTAAAGCATTTATAAAATCTCTGTAACTCTTTGTTTCTGCTGAACCATTTGATACAAAAACATTTTCTATATTGAAATTTTTTACAACAGAATCAAGTCCCCCTAGATGGTCTGCATGAGAATGAGTAGCTATAAGATACTTAATATCTTTTACCCCTTGATTATTTAGGTAGTCTACCATTAAATTCTCATCATCGTTATCTCCCCCATCTATCAACGTAAAAGTTTTGCCCTCTTGAATTAATATTGCATCACTATTTCCAGTATTAATAAAATGAATTTTTATATTTTTATCATTTGATATACTACTAGATAAAGTTTCTTGGTTATTTGATTGATTATTTTCACTGTCTGTTGCACTACTACATCCAGTTAAATAAATAGATATAGAAATTATCAATAAAAATACCAAAGCTTTAATTTTACAATTTCTTTTGTTTTTTATATTACCTTCTATCATAACTTACTCCTCCATTTTCACAATACTTTATGTCATCTACCGACTTATTCTATCATAATTAGCCATTTGATATCAATATTTATCCTATACAGTTAATTTATCTTGTATTAATAATAAAACAATAATATCTCAACTTTTTTTATTTTAATAATATAATTTATTAACTTTTTATATATTTTTAAGTAATAATATTTAATATAATAGTAATGATGATAAATTACAAAATAAAGGATTTTTAAGCTTTAATCCATTGGAAAAATATACTATAATATATGTATTAACCAAGAGAAAATAGCTAAATAAGCTATTCTTAGTAATATAAAAATATATTTCTAGATTTTGATAACTGTCAGTTTAACTATCATAACCTATATTTGAGGAAAGAAATTCCCATTTCAAACCTAGCTAAAGGATGAGTTATTGACAGAATTTTTACTCAGGAGGTAAAAATGGAAGATAATTCACATTATACACTCATTCTAGCATTAGCTGATATAATTGTTGGAAAACAAATAGATACAAAAAAAGTCACTAAATCGCTTGAACTTATATGTAATAGTTTTTCGTTTGAATGTGCTCTAGTATATGAAGTAGACCAATATAATCATTTTAATTTAATTGAGAATTACAGTTTGAGTGACATAAAATTATGTAATAGTTTCAATGCATATGAAATTGAATCGGATTTTCAAAAGCAATTAGCTCATCAGAAAATAATTTATTTAAATAAAAATAAAAATTATAAACCATGTGAGATTGATTTTATGAATATTTTTCATGCAGAATCTTTGATTGGAATATCTGTGATAGATGAGAATTTTAATAATTATGGCTTTATTTTATTTTTAAATACTACATCTAGGAAAATAGATTTTTCTGATTCTGAACTTAATACACTATGTATTGTCCTTTCACTACTTGAAAAGTATTTAAGTGTAAGAATACATAGAAATAAAGTTTTCTTCACACAGACTGCACTTGAAAGCATAATAAATAATACAGGCATAGATATTTATGTCATTGATTTTTATACATATGATATTATATATGTAAACAAGTCAATGGCTGAACCTTATGGTGGGATATCTCAATTTTTGGGTCAGAAATGCTGGCAGGTTCTTTTCCCTGGGCAGACATCTCATTGTGAGTTTTGCCCACAAGAAAATCTTATTGATGAAAACGGCAACATTACAGGAGTACATACCTGGAATTATCAAAGACCTTTTGATGGAGCATGGTTTAGAGTATTTAGTACAGCTTTCAGATGGATTGATGGTCGTCTTGCTCATCTTGTTAGTAGTGCAGATATAACTGATAATAAAAAGAATGAAGAATTAATTGAATATATGGCAAATTATGATGTATTAACAGGTCTTCCAAACCGAAGAATGCTTATTGAAGAATGTAAAAATAGAATTGACAATGCTAAAGAAGATGAGCAAGGATATGTAATCTTTTTCGATATTGATGGTTTTAAAGTAATTAATGATAATTATGGGCATGATGCTGGTGACGAGTTTCTTATAAAATTGGGGGAATTCTTCTCATCAATTCCACTTCTTAAAAATTCAGTTTATAGAAATGGTGGAGATGAATTTGTTGCTGTAATTGGTGGTGACATTACAAAAAATAACATACGTAATTTAGTAAGTTTTATACATGAAAGGTTTAAAAACCCATGGAATTTAAAAAATGGTTCTATATATTGTAATACTAGTGTTGGTATAGCTTGCTATCCAGAAGATGGAAATAATGCTGAAGAATTAATTAATAAAGCAGATCAGGCAATGTATCAAATTAAAAAAGCTGGCGGTTCAGGAATATGTTTTGGCTACCAGTTAATAAAAAATGATTAAATCTAAATTTTTTAATCAGCAGTAAAAGGGTAATAACTAATTCTAGTTATTACCCTTTTACTAATTAATTGTAACATGATATGAGTTTTTACGATGTTTTTTTACATAATATTTAAATAATAATTTATAAAGCAATAACATAGAAAATTGATACCTTATAAGTTTTATATTATATAAAATGAATTATTTTACATCAGTAGTACCCAGTTATGCATTTTAAACGCCCATTTATGTTTAAAATATTGCAAAATTCTTCCAAAAACTATAATATATTAAATATCAACAAAAATAAATAAACTTTTTCCTTAAAGAAGGCTTAAAGCTCACACCAACTGCCTTCTTTTTTTTTATAATTTTTTAACTATTTATTTTGATTAATATTTATTTCATATTTTAGCTCTACTCTTCTAGATGCATCTCTATTTACACTATTATCTCCGTTTTTTAAGAGTTCAGCTTTTGACCTACCTATTGCAATAATATGTTTAGTTACCTTATCTTTATATTTATAATTACCTATTTCATCTCCTACTATAAATTTAGCAACGCTATATGCCCTTCTTTGTGATAAATCTAAGTTATAGATATAGCTTCCTACATCGTCTGTATGGCCTTCTATAACTATTTTAGATATATAGTCGCCATAATCTTTATAAATAGTTTCTATGTACTTTGGAACAAACATTTTTAACATCTCTTTAGCCTCTGGTTTCAAGACATCACTATCTACATCAAACATTGTCCTTTCACCAAAAGTTACTTGACCATTAGCCTTATCCACTTTCACAGGTATACCACTTTTTTTAAAGGTATCTTCAACAGAAGCATTCACATTTTTAGCTAAATCCTGTTCAACTGAACCTGAGATACTTTCTGAACTAAATAATATAAGAATTACAACCATCAACACAGTGGATAATAAATCTGTAAATGTTGGCCAGAAACTACTCTTTTCAAATTCTCTGTTAACAGTTCTTCTATATTTATTATTCATTTAACTCATCCTCACCTATGACCTTTATTTCTTTCTTTTCTATCTCATAAATTTCTTCACTTAAAGGATTAAATATACTATCAATATTACTTTCAAATAAGTCTTCACTATCAAGAGGAACTTCGTCTTGCATGAAGGAGTTATTAAACATAACATCTAGCTTATCTTGAATGTCTAAAGAATTCTCAAACATTATATCTAGTTTGGCTTGTAAGTCATTAGAAAAGTTCTCAATAATACTTGAAAGATTCTTAATTGAATCGTCTAGAGTATATTTTTCGTCTAAAAGAATTTTTTGATTTTGAGATATTTTGTTTTCATGAGTCATTAATTTAGTTAACAAATCTTGAGCACTTCTTTCATATAAAGCAAATCCTGCATTTATATTTCTTATATAATCTTTAATTTTATGTTGGCTTTCAGTGGAATTATATATATTTTTTGAGGATTCTTT
This region includes:
- the accB gene encoding acetyl-CoA carboxylase biotin carboxyl carrier protein, giving the protein MNINEIKELLKVIDSTNLEYVKLESSDFKLEASKKTEVTSSPVLSVQQESVVDLSLEKPFVNEEPVVSNENLSIVVAPLMGTFYDSPSPDAEGFVKVGDVVEEGDTLCILEAMKLMNEITSEIKGEIIEVLVDNEELVEYNQPLFKIKPL
- the accC gene encoding acetyl-CoA carboxylase biotin carboxylase subunit, which translates into the protein MIKKILVANRGDIAVRIIRTCKELGIKTVAIYSEIDKDCFHRYIADESICIGPNNISKSYNNIENIIYLALKLKCDAIHPGFGFLSENPEFAKQCEENNIIFIGPTREQMILMGDKSRARETMMELNIPVVPGSESVLKTKEEALEVAREIGYPVMIKASSGGGGKGMRIVRKEEELFSNFDMASSEALAAFSNSDLYMEKFIENPRHIEVQVFGDKHSNAIHLGDRDCSMQRRNQKVIEESLSPYLSDEERINLHKIAVDIVKGVGYIGAGTIEFIVDKDKNFYFIEMNTRIQVEHPVTEMVTNLDLIKLQISIANGEEIPFKQEDVVFRGHAIECRINAEDSSNNFAPSPGKIESLNLPGGFGVRFDTFVYTGYTIPPLYDSMIGKLICWAETREECINRIYRALDEIIVEGINTNVEFQKALVTSEEFRKDTHHTKFIEDVFMKKEFATL
- a CDS encoding acetyl-CoA carboxylase carboxyltransferase subunit beta, with translation MIKKFLSSKESKYVTISLDDNFKKNSVDDKFWTYCKGCNSHVFRKDIEENSFVCPKCSRHYGLRVRNRINLLIDKGTFMEFNSDIEFQNPLNFPKYKEKVDSYKEKTNESEAVVTGYGRLNGIKTVICVMNPDFMMGSMGSIVGEKITYSIEYAAKNNLPIIICSASGGARMQEGMVSLMQMAKTSQALAKLEEKSLPYISVLTDPTTGGVTASFAMLGDIIISEPNTLIGFAGPRVIEQTINQKLPEGFQTSEFLLEKGFIDMIVDRRKMKEVLYQILAMHKK
- a CDS encoding acetyl-CoA carboxylase carboxyltransferase subunit alpha — its product is MIENNNDKIKVLENDIKQLIAISEANNIDLSDKINSLNEKLAKLREDAFSHLSPYEKVVLSRDIKRPTTLEYIEHICSNFLELHGDRLYKDDPSIVGGIGQIGKFNVTIVGHQKGRDTKENIKRNFGMPHPEGYRKALRLMKQAEKFDRPIVTFIDTSGAFCGLEAEERGQGEAIARNLLEMSKLSVPVITFVIGEGGSGGALGIGVGNDVCMLEHSVYSVISPEGLSSILFKDSSKAKEACDVMKLTSNDLYDLKIIDKIIKEPLGGAQKDVEAVSKEMKSYILERLNHYKDMPKEEIMSQRYNKFRNIGKCL
- a CDS encoding stage V sporulation protein S → MEVLKVSSKSNPNSVAGALAGVLRERGIAEIQAIGAGALNQAIKSIAIARGFVAPSGMDLVCIPAFTDIEIEGDKKTAIKLIIEPR
- a CDS encoding ACT domain-containing protein, whose translation is MKLKLFLEEYAVCRLNNNSKIPTWIDTEKFYSITKTDDELSIVCSNNNIPSDIKSEKEWRILKILGPLDFSLIGILSKISGLLADNKISIFAISTYDTDYILIKEKDIKNACKILNCNGYEIE
- a CDS encoding tyrosine-type recombinase/integrase, translated to MNNDKKIIKVHNKSDKPDNIVIKENELIEKCLLLENKLPAFMKDYFIYLKGSVAVSTRLAYLEDIKFFCLYMIETKELTSADCIKDITESDFNMIKSRDINLFLGDYCSRYYKNTEKNTLIFENNNRALARKKSSISTLFKFLYRNSQIDSNITDGFNPIKLPKPQPDAIKRLEIDEVAKMLESVETGEGLTEKEKVYWKKTRLRDKAILALFVTYGLRLNELRELNISSFNFSRGEFKIYRKRGKEVLMPINHTCEHVIKDYLQNERTRDDLLDDEVKDALFLSLQNKRITAKAIRTLVKKYTSIPLDTTRDNGYSPHKLRATAATSLIQTGFSIYDVQNLLDHDNVTTTQLYAAHKKNVKRDIVKNFEWIEDD
- the lexA gene encoding transcriptional repressor LexA, with translation MYLDLTEKQVLILEFIKSQIILKGYPPAVREICTAVGLRSTSTVHSHLNKLEKLGYIRKDPTKPRAIEVLERSKVNDVSGANQEIIELPLVGQITAGEPILAQQNIEEYIPFPASLVKGSNNFVLKVKGESMINAGILDEDYVVVDKKNTALNSQIVVALINGESATVKRFFKEGNSIRLQPENDFMEPIMLKDSEVEIVGIVTGVFRVIK
- a CDS encoding MBL fold metallo-hydrolase, which encodes MIEGNIKNKRNCKIKALVFLLIISISIYLTGCSSATDSENNQSNNQETLSSSISNDKNIKIHFINTGNSDAILIQEGKTFTLIDGGDNDDENLMVDYLNNQGVKDIKYLIATHSHADHLGGLDSVVKNFNIENVFVSNGSAETKSYRDFINALANKDLSPSVPLENKKFYLEDSYFEVLNTNGGDTTNEQSLVLAYTNGNDKALFTGDAEEGTEKEILSKLGEVDLLKVAHHGSRSSSSQAFLDKVSPEYAVILVGKGNSYGHPHEETMNKLKKMGVKVHRSDECSDIVFESTGDGVFTSCKDGSYKNGVREDGNYENLNNNTDKNESLNKEQNVSNSSKTVYFTPKGKSYHSTKNCSGLSRSKKILSGTIAESKKNDPCDICYGKQ